A segment of the Alistipes communis genome:
GCTGGCCCGCGTGGAGCGTTACCTGCTCGAACCGCCCGCAGGCATCCGCTTCTGCGCGATCGGCGAAATCGGGCTGGACTACTATTGGAGCGACGCCTTCGTCGCCCAACAGACCGAGGCCTTCGTCGCCCAGCTGCGGCTGGCCGCACGATTCGACCTGCCCGTAGCGATCCACACCCGCGCGGCGTGGGACGACATGTGCCGGATCATCGAAGCCGAGACGGAGCGCGCCCGCGCCGACGGCCGTCGGCTGCGGGGCGTCTTCCATGCCTTCTCGGAGGGTGCCGCCGCCTTCGAACGGCTGTGCGGCTGCGGCGATTTCCGCTTCGGCATCGGCGGTACGGTGACATTCAAAAAGAGCGGCGTGGCCGAGATCGTCCGCACGATGCCGCTCGATAGGATCGTACTCGAAACCGACTGCCCCTACCTGACGCCCGCACCCTACCGCGGGCAACGCAACGAATCGGCCTACGTGCGGCTGATCTGCGACAAGATCGCCGAGCTCAAAGGCCTCGCCGCCGAAACGGTCGCCGCCGCGACGACGGCCAACGCCGAAGCGCTGTTCGGCATCCGTTACACGGAAAAGAATACAGAACGACGATGAAAAAGATAAAAATCACGGTCGTCCGCAAGGTTTGCCACCGCGACCTGATCGAACGCTACGAAAATCCGATCGACCATGCATGCGACATGCGCGAGGGACAGGTCTTCGTCGCCAATGGCTGGCAGCGCCCCGACGGGCTCTGCGAAAGCGCGTGGCAGACGATCTCGCCCTTCGTCATGACTCTGGCGCACGGAGGGACGGACCTCTACGACGGCTGGATGAAGAATCCCGCCTCGGCGATGATCTCGTGCAACGACGGTTTCCGGCCCGTGAGCTTCCTGATAGAAACCTTAGATTAGCAAAGGAAAACGATATGCTCTCCTCCATCCTCATCATCTATACCGGCGGAACGATCGGCATGAAGACCGATCCCGCCACGGGTGTGCTCGTGCCGTTCGACTTCCGCGGCATCTACGACGAATTTCCTGCGATCCGTTCGTTGCAGGTACGCATCGACGTGCAGTCGCTCACGCCGGTCATCGACTCGTCGAACGTCACTCCGGCGCTGTGGCTCCATCTGGCGGAGCTCATCCGCGACAACTACGCGCGCTACGACGGATTCGTCGTCCTGCACGGCACCGATACGATGTCCTACACCGCTTCGGCGCTGAGTTTCCTGTTGGAGAACCTCGCCAAGCCGGTCGTCTTCACCGGCAGCCAGATCCCGATCGGCGTACTGCGCACCGACGGACGCGAGAACCTTATCACGGCGATCGAAATCGCCGCTGCGCACGACGCGGAGGGACCGCTCGTGCCCGAGGTGTCGCTCTACTTCCAGAACCGGCTGTTCCGCGCCAACCGCACCGTCAAGCAGAGCGCCGAGGAGTTCGCCGCATTCCGCTCCTACAACTATCCGGCGCTGGCCGAAGTGGGCGTCAATATCACCTTCCACCGCGACTACATCCACCGCCCGGCACACGCCGACGCCGAACTCCGGGTCGCCGCAGCACTGGACGACCGCGTGCTGGTCATCCGCCTTTTTCCCGGTCTGCGCGAACAGGTGCTCCGCGCCATGCTCTCGATCGAAGGGCTGCGGGCCGTAGTGCTGGAAACCTACGGCGCCGGCAACGCCCCCACGGCACCGGAATTCATCCGCGCCGTGCGCGAAGCCGTCG
Coding sequences within it:
- a CDS encoding TIGR04076 family protein, producing MKKIKITVVRKVCHRDLIERYENPIDHACDMREGQVFVANGWQRPDGLCESAWQTISPFVMTLAHGGTDLYDGWMKNPASAMISCNDGFRPVSFLIETLD
- a CDS encoding asparaginase, whose protein sequence is MLSSILIIYTGGTIGMKTDPATGVLVPFDFRGIYDEFPAIRSLQVRIDVQSLTPVIDSSNVTPALWLHLAELIRDNYARYDGFVVLHGTDTMSYTASALSFLLENLAKPVVFTGSQIPIGVLRTDGRENLITAIEIAAAHDAEGPLVPEVSLYFQNRLFRANRTVKQSAEEFAAFRSYNYPALAEVGVNITFHRDYIHRPAHADAELRVAAALDDRVLVIRLFPGLREQVLRAMLSIEGLRAVVLETYGAGNAPTAPEFIRAVREAVARGLLVMNVTQCSGGRVAMELYETGRQLQEAGVICGHDITTEAAVAKLMYVLGQNLPAERTQRLLRHALRGEFTDAGIA
- a CDS encoding TatD family hydrolase, with product MKLIDTHSHLYEPEFDDDCEAAVARAREAGVAALLLPAIDTASDRRLFDLCRSHPEYCFPMIGLHPTSVNDNPAWREELARVERYLLEPPAGIRFCAIGEIGLDYYWSDAFVAQQTEAFVAQLRLAARFDLPVAIHTRAAWDDMCRIIEAETERARADGRRLRGVFHAFSEGAAAFERLCGCGDFRFGIGGTVTFKKSGVAEIVRTMPLDRIVLETDCPYLTPAPYRGQRNESAYVRLICDKIAELKGLAAETVAAATTANAEALFGIRYTEKNTERR